Part of the Caldilineales bacterium genome is shown below.
GTTTCTGTGGCAGAACGGCTCGATGCAAAACCTGGGCACCCTGAGCGGCAACGGCGCCGGCGCGCTGGCGATCAACAATTCGGGCCAGGTGGCGGGTTGGGCCATCACCGGCGCCGGGCAGATGCGCGCCTTTCGCTGGAGCGGTGGCATGGCCGATCTGGGCGCGCTGAGCGGCGGGAGCAGCTATGCCTATGGCATCAACGAGGCCGGCCAGGTCGTGGGCTGGGCGACAGTCGGCGCTCAGTGGCCCTACAACAACCACGCCTTCCTCTACACCGGCGGCATGCAAGACCTGGGCACGCTGGGCTGGGCGCACAGCCAGGCCATGGCGCTCAACGACAACGGCCAGATGGTCGGCAATCTGGCCAACGCCAGCCTGGACAACGCCCACGCCTTCTTGGCGCAGGGCGGCGGCATGCAAGACCTGGGGGGCAGCCTCAGCTTCGCCTATGACATCAACAACGCCGGGCTGATCGTCGGCGAATCTGGCGGACGCGCCATGCTCTGGGAGAACGGCGCGATGAAGGACCTGAACACCCTGATTCCAGCCGATTCCGGTTGGGTGCTGCTCAATGCGCGCGGGATCAATGACCGGGGGCGCATCGTGGGCAAGGGCACGTTCAACGGCCAGACGCGCCCCTTCCTGCTCAAGCCGCGGGCGTACAACTGGATCAATCCGAGCGGCGGCGACTGGCACGTGGCCACCAACTGGGACCCGCAGGGCGACCCCGGCGACGGCGACACCGTCATCTTTGGCCTGAGCGGGCAGTATGTGGTGGATGCCAGCGTCGTCGCCGCGGCCCACGGCCCGGCGGCCACCTTCCCGGTGGGGCGAGCGATCATCTCGGGCGCCAACACGGTCGAATTCATCAACCTGGCGCTGAATCTGCTGGACGATTCGGTGACAGACCCGGCGCTGACCGTCAGCGACAACGGCACGGTGAAGATCACGTCGGGCGCGGGCAACCTGATCCACGCCGTCCTCGGCGGAGAACCGCCCGCCAATCCCGCCAATCCGCCGACCGCCCGCTTGCAGGTGTTCAACGCCGGCACCGAACTCAACGGCACGGGCCGCCTGACCATCGGCGATGAAGGCGCGGGCGACCTGTTCGTGGCCAACGGCGGCCATCTGAGCAGCGCCGAGGCGCGCCTGGGCGGCCTGCTGGCCGGATCGAACGGCGCGGCGGCGGTGGGCGGCGACGGCTCGCTGTGGCAAACGGGCAACATCGCCGTGGGCTACGCCGTCAGCGGCACATTGACCGTCGAGAACGGCGGTCGCGTGGACTCGAACGACGCCTTTGTCAGCTTCGGCATCCTCAGCGAAGATTCGCAGGTCACGGTGGATGGGGCCGGGACCAGCCGCTCCTCGCTGTGGGCGCTGCTGGGCGATCTGACCATCGGCCAAACCTGGTTCGGCTCGGTCGAGGTGCTGAACGGCGGCGACCTGTACGTCAGCCACGACGTGCACATCAAGAATGGCGAGCTCAAAGTGGACGGCCGCCGGGTGAACGGCGACCCGTCAGACCTGGATGTGCTGGGCAGCGTCTTCGTCGGCGGCTCTGGCAGCGCCAACCTGCTGGCGCTGTGGAACGCGGCCAAGGGCGATATCGAGGGCAACCTGATCATCGGCAAAGACGGCCCCGGCGCGGCCATCCTGTGGGGCAGCGCGAACACGGCCAACCCAACGCAACTGGAGGTCGTGGACCCGCAGGCGGGCCTGTGCGAGATCGGGCGCGAGTTCGACGGCGGCGTCTCGCTAGACGAAGGCGGCCTGCTGCGCTGTCGCACCATCCAGCTCGGCCGGGTCGGCACCAGCGGCGCCGGCTCGCTGACGGTGGACGGCGGCATGGTGCGCGCCCTGGATGTCTTGCAGGTCGGGCAGGTGGGCGGCGGCGCCGGGCAGGTGGATATGCAGAACAACGCCCTGGTGGCGACCACCGGCACCTACATCGCTCCCAACGGCGTGGTCACGGGCACCGGGACGCTGGCCGTAGGCTTCCTGGGCCTGCAAAACGATGGCACGCTGGCCCCCGGCATCAACGTGATGCCTCCGCTGATGGCCGTCGATCATTCTCAAGCGACGAGCGCGGCGGCCACGCTGGCAGTTTCCGGCACGCTGACCTTCGGCCCCAGCGGCCGGCTGCAGATCCCCATCGCCGGCGCGACGCCCGGCCTCTACGGCAGCCTGGCGGTGACCGGCACAGTGGCGCTGGACGGCGTGCTGGCGCTGGACTTCCGCCAGGGCTACGCGCCGCAGCCAGGCGACGCCTTCACCCTGCTGGCGGCCACCGGGGCCATCACCGGCGCCTTCGATGACGTGCAGGTCAGCGGCCTGCCGCCGGGGTTCGAGTATGACCTCGATATCGCCAACGGGCAGGTGGTGATCGAAGTCAACCACAGTGCTTTCAAGATGCGTCTACCGCTGGTGTTGCGCTGAGGATGCAAGGATGATACAAAACGTCTCTTCTTTGCGCCGTGGACGTGTCTCAACGAATCCGAGTTGGAGGAGTTGGCGAGTCTCGCGAGTCAATTGTGGGACGGGTTGAGGCCCTCTTCTTGAATGCGAAAACGAGAGGAACACTGAGATGAACCAGATCCTATCTTCGATCCTGTTGATCGTTATGCTTGCATCCCCATTCGGCATGACGCCGCCCACCTTCGCGGCGCAGAGCGAGCACAGTCAGGCCGCGCCCCGGGCTGATCCACCCGTCCCATCCCGCTACACCATCACCGATCTTGGCACACTGGGGGGAGATACCAGCCAGGCTTTTGGCATCAACAAAGAAGGCCAGGTGGTGGGTCTCGCCAAGCTCCCCTCTCAGGTTTATCACGCTTTTTCCTGGGGCGACGAGACGATGTCCGACCTGGGCACGCTCGGCGGTCAGCAAAGCAGCGCCGAGGATATCAACAACGCCGGTCAAATCGTCGGCTGGTCGCATACTAGCTCCGGCGATCGCGCCTTTTTATGGCAGAACGGTTCCATGCAGTCACTTGGCACGCTTGGAGGCACAGGCAGTGCCGCCCGTGGGATCAACACCGCCGGGCAAATCGTCGGCAGCGCCAATATCGCAGGTAACGCGGCATCGCACGCTTTCCTGTGGCAGAATGGAACGATGCAAGACTTGGACACGCTGGGTGGCTTGCACAGCTATGGTTATGACATCAACGACGCTGGTCAGGTAATCGGCATATCAATGGTTCCAAGCGATCCCCCGGGCTTGCAGCACGCCTTTCTTTGGCAAAACGGCTCGCTGCAAGACATAGGCGTCTTGGCCTCGAGTGGCGCCAGCGCGGCGTACGCCATCAACAGTGCCGGTCAGATTGTGGGCGGAGCCAATGTTCTCGGCGGAGGTCATGCTTTCCTGTGGCAGAACGGCGCAGCGCGGGATTTGGGCGCCTTGAGTGGCGCGAATTCAGCTCTTGCTTATGACATCAACGATGCAGGGCAAGTTGTTGGCGAGTCGCTTCTCACCGTGCAAGGGTATCACGCGTTCATTTGGGAAAACGGACAGATGCAAGACCTAAACAACCTGATTCCTGCGAATTCAGGTTGGTTGTTGCGTCAGGCAAGTGGCATCAACAAACGAGGACAAATCGTAGGCTATGGCGTCATCAACCGCCAGGCGCACGCCTATCTACTCACCCCGCGTCCGTCTGTGCTGATCGTGCCTGGCATCGCCGGCACGTATGCAGCCAACCAGTTTTTCGACTATCCCTGGGTGATCCACCGCGGCGTGAATCCGACCGACTTGCAGGTCGACCCCCTGGGAAAGGTCTACCACGACTTGATCCAGACCTTCGAGAACCTGGGCTATGAAGAAGGCAAGGATCTGTTCGTCGTCAACTATGATTGGCGGCTTCTGCCAGGCCCGATTGATAACCAGTTCGATGGCCACATCAGCGGGCTGAATGCTCAAACCCTCGCCGATGAGCAGTTCACCTATGCCGTGGACTACCTCGGCTATTACCTGCGCAAAGCCAGCGAAGCCTACCGCACCCGGTACGGTGGTGAACTGCCGGAAGTGAACATCATCGCCCACAGCACCGGCGGCCTGGTGGCGCGCTCCTACATCCAGAGCGACGCCTACGGCGGCGAGTACGACCTGGCTAAACATTACAAGTTGCCCACCATCGACCAGTTCATCATGGTCGGCGTCCCCAATCGCGGCGCCTCCAAAGCCTGGAATCCGCTGCACAACAACTGGATCTCGGATGTCGCCTATCGCGCCGTCTTGAGCAAGATCGTCAACCGCGCCTTCCAGAAGGTGATGCCGCTCTTGCCAACGGTCATTCAAGGTCCGGACCACAATATCACCAAGGCTTCGATCACGGCCAACGGCGTTGTCTCGCCGACGCTGTTCATCGAGCAATACGTGCCCACCATCCGTTCTCTTCTGGCAACCTACGATTTCCTCGACAGCGGCTCCGGCTATGCCAACGTGAACAGCGATCCGGCCTGGCGCAACAACTCGATCCTCGATCTCAACAACGGGCTTGACCTGAGGCCGACCGTGGACCCCAATCTCTTCGCCAGCCAGACACAAACCACTGTCATCTGCGGGGCCAGTGAGCGCACCGCCAACCTGGTCGTCGAGCGCACGGGCACGGCTGCCGATGGCGTCCTCTTGCCGTTCAGCGAGTTCTCTGCCAACGATGCCGGTGCGACGGATGAGTGGTACGAAGATCAATGGCTGGCATACGGCGGCGATGGCACTGTGCCGCTCGAGTCCTGCCGCGACCAGTTCTTGGGGGATGGGCGCGTCGCTATTCGCCTGTTCTCGAGCGGGGGCAACACGTCAGGCGACACCACCCACACCGGGCTGATGTCCAATATCGACGTCCAAAGCGCGATCCTGGATATTCTCGGCATCAAGTACGACAAGCCCAACGATTTCTCCACCGGTCACTGGCTGAACCCGTTGAGCGTGATTGGTGTGATCGTGGATCCGGTCAATGCCGTTCTGGTCGACGGCGCTGGCCGGCGGTTGGGCTACAGCACGACCGATGGGGTTTTCACCGAGATCCCGGGCAGCCTGTGGTTTGGCGACGCCAACGGCATCGGCTATGTCTTTGGGGGTTTTGCTGCGCCGCTGCACCTGGAGCTGACCGGCCTGGGTGAGGATTACTATGTGATGGCCGCCGTGGAGCAAGACGGCAGACCCATCGGCGGCGCGATTGGCAGTGGCCACCTGGCAGCGGGCCAGGTGGCGATGGTTCCGATTTCGCTCCCTGGCCCGGTGTTCCTTCCCATGATCGCTCGTTAGCACGGAGGCCTATGATGGATTCTGGACAAACAACTCACAGCCCACGCCTCGCCGCCCTGGGGCAAGCGCTTGCCCACGGCGATGGCGCCGCCCTCGCCGCCTTCTGGCGCCACATGGCGCAGCAGGGCGCGCCGCTGATCGAGCCGATCGCGGGCGATGACGAGGACTTGCTGGTCACCTTCGTCTGGCGCGGCGGCGACGAGAGCGAAGGCGTCGCCATTGTGAATGGGTTCTCGGGCCGCGATGGGGCAGATGCGCTGACGCGCCTGCCGGAAAGCGATCTCTGGTACAGGAGCTTCGTGCTGCCGAACGACTTGCGCGAGTCCTATCAGTTCGCCATCGGCGGTCAGCACGTCGCGGATCCGCTGAACCCCCGCACGCACCGCTTCCCGGACGATCCCGACATCGGGTTCACGGGCTGGCTCTCATCGGTGGTGGAACTGCCGGCCGCGCCGCCGCAGCTGTGGAGCGAGCCGCGCCCTGAGGTCCCCAAGGGACGCCTCGAATCCCACCGCCTGCCGAGCGCCGGGCTGGGCCAGGAGTATCGCGTTTGGGTCTACACGCCGCCCGGCTATCAGACCGATGCTGCGCCCTACGGTTTTCTCGTCATGTTGGACGGCTGGTTCTACGTCAACCTGATCCCCACGCCGGCAATCCTCGACAATCTGTTGGCCGCGGGCCGGCTGCCGCCGCTGGCGGCGATCATGGTCGGCGCCCCCTACGACCAGACTCGGCAGCGCGACCTGGCCTGCCATGCGCCGTTTGCCGATTTCCTGACCGGCGAGCTACTTCCCTGGGCGCGCGGACGCTATCACCTGACTGGCGACCCCGGCCAGAGCGCGATCGTTGGCGTCAGCCTGGGCGGGCTGATGGCGGCCTTCGTCGGCCTGCGCCACGCCGACATCTTCGGCAACGTGTTGGCGCAGTCGGCGTTCTTCGGTTGGAAGCCCGCGAGCAAGGGCGAGGACGAGTGGATTGCGCGCCAATTCATCGCCAGCCCCAAGCTGCCCTTGCGCTTCTACATCGAAGCGGGCCGGCTGGAAACGCAAGTCGGCACGATCGAGCCGGGCTGGAACAATTTCCTGGTTGGCGCCCGCCATATGCGCGATGTTCTGCGGGCCAAAGGCTACGCGGTGCATTACGGCGAGTTCTGCGGCGGGCACAATCCCATGAACTGGCGCGGGACGCTGGCGGATGGCTTGCTGGCGCTACTCGGTGCGGATACACTGTGAAGGAGGCCAATCGCTTATGAACCCACATCCCATCTGGTCAACGCTCGCAGCGAGCATGGACATCATCAGCGACATCGGTTGCACTGCCGCCGAAGAACTGGCTGCCGACCTGGCGCCGGGAAGGATGCTATTTGGTTGCTGACGGCCCCCGCCGTTTAGAGGCGTTCCGGCATAGTCCGTCTGGCTGCCGCGTTGATGCTGGCTGATCGGAGGTCGAAGCGGCGACCGAACGTCTCTTCTTCATGCCGTGGGCGTGTCTGAACGAGTCCGAGTTGGCGGAGTTGGCCAGTCTCGCAAGTCGATTGCGGGAGGGGCTGAAGGACAAGAAAGGATAATGAATGACAATATGAACGCGCACTACCCAACAGGCACCGTCACTTTCCTCCTTACCGACATCGAAGGCTCGACGAAACTCGCGCAGGAATATCCTGATAGGATGCCTGCGCTTTTAGCGCGCCACCACGAGATTTTGAATCAATCCATTCGGGCCCAAAACGGATACGTCTTTCTAATCGTCGGCGATTCTTTCGAGGCGGCGTTCCATAATGCGACTGAGGCGTTAAGAGCCGCAATAGAGATTCAACAGAGTTTGCAGACTTCCGAGTTCTTTGCGAACGCGCAAGTCTCGGTGCGCGTGCGCATGGGAATTCACACCGGCGCGGCGCAGGCGCAAGAAGATGGACAGTATTCCGGCTATGCCACGCTGGCAACCACGCAACGTATCATGTCCGCCGGGCATGGCGGGCAGATTCTCCTTTCAGGCGCGACGCGTGAACTTGTCCGCGATTCGCTCCCAGCCGATTCAGAGTTGATAGGTTTAGGCGAGAAGCGACTCAAAGATTTACTACGCCCTGAACATTTATTTCAACTCAACATCGCGGGACTTCTATCAACCTTCCCGCCGTTGAAGACTCTCGATTCATTCCCGAACAATCTGCCGACACAACTTACGTCTTTCATCGGCCGCGAGAATGAAATTGCCGAGGTCAAACAAGAACTTGAATCGCATCGTCTCGTCACGCTCACCGGCTCTGGCGGCGTGGGCAAGACGCGTCTCTCGCTTCAAGTGGCGGCAGAATTGCTGGATAAATTTGAGCACGGCGTATGGTTCATAGAACTCGCGCCGCTTACCGATCCCGATCTGATTCCACAGACGACTCTCTTGGCGCTTGGCGTTCAAGGACAGCAGGGCAAACCTCCAATGGAGGTGTTGAAAGATTATTTGCATGAAAAGCAAATGTTACTCATCCTCGACAACTGTGAGCATCTCGTCTCTGCCAGCGCGAAGGTGGCGAATGAACTGTTGAATGCTGCGCCTCGGCTCAAGATCATGGCGTCGAGCCGTGAGGCGCTCGGGGTCAAAGGCGAAGCGTCGTATCCTGTCCCATCACTGTCGCTTCCAGACATGAAACATCTGCCCGTTATCGAACAGCTCTCGCAATATGAAGCGGTGCGACTTTTCATTGATCGCGCCCTGCTCGTCGCTCCGCATTTTGCGGTGGATAAAGACAGCGCGCCGTTCATCGCTCAAATCTGCTACCGTCTCGATGGTATTCCTTTAGCCATTGAACTCGCTGTGGCGAGGGTCAAGATGTTATCTGTCGAGCAAATCTCAAAACGACTCGACGACCGCTTCCGCCTGCTGACTGGCGGCGCGCGGACGGCTTTGCCGCGTCAACAAACATTGCGCGCCCTCATTGATTGGAGCTATGACATCCTCCCTGAAAACGAACGCCTGTTATTACGCCGTCTCTCCGTCTTTGCAGGCGGTTGGACTCTCGAAGCGGCGGAGGAAGTGTGTAGTGATAGTGATCGATTAGCCGTGAACAGTGAACAGTCTGATCACCGATTACTGATCACTGACATACTGGACTTGCTCACCCAGCTCGTCAACAAATCACTTGTCGTTGTGATCGAACACTCTAGAACTGGCGAGACGCGTTACCGCATGTTGGAGACTATCCGCCAGTATGCACGCGAAAAAATGCTAGAGATCGAAGATGCGACTTCCTTGCATGAAAGGCATTCCGACTGGTGCTTGAAATTGGCGCAGGCAGCCGAACTTCACTTGGAAGGCGCGGAGGCAAAGGTCTGGTTGGATCGTTTGCAAATGGAGCAAGACAATTTGCGGGTCGCTTTGGAATGGTCGCTGGACGCCAATCCAATCGATGCCTTGCGGCTGGCTGTTCAATTGGGTCGTTTTTGGCTTGACCGCGATTTCTTTACCGAGGGACGAGACTTTATCGAACGTGCGCGAAATATCGCCCAGGAGGCGCCGGTGGAATTGCGCGCAAAGGCACTTCAGCTCGAAGGGCAATTGGCGATCAACCAGGGAGACTATGAGATCGCAAAAGAGAGACTCAATGAGGGTTTGAGTCTGGCGCAGCAAGTGGACGATAAGTATACCGTTGCCGCAATCTTCAACAACCTCGGCATAGCTGCCTGGTCGCAGGGAGATTACATTAGCGCGCGCAACGATTTTGAACAAGCGTTGGAACTCAGGCGCGCCATGGGAAATTTGGCTCGCATTGCGGGAGGACTGACGAACCTGGGGATTGTAGCTTTTGCGCAGGAGGATTACCTGGCGGCGAAACGTTACCAACAGGAAAGCGAAGGTATTTTCAGGGAACTTGGAAACAAACGTGGGCTTGCTACGGCATTGAATAATCTTGGCTTGGTCGCTGAAGCGCTTGGCGATCATACGGCTGCTCATCGATATTATCAGGAGAGCCTTGACTTGTCTCAGGCGATGGATAGCAAGGTGAATATTGCCTATACGCTCAACAGCCTAGCGCATTTGATGTTGCTCAAAGAAGATTTTGCCTCCGCACGAAATTATTATCTGGAAAGCCTCGCGGTCTTCAAGGAGATCGGCGAAAAACGAGGGTTGGCGTATTGCTTCGAAGGTCTGGCTATGGTGGGCATTGCGCGTGGAAGCGTGGAACGAGCGGCTTTTCTGCTGGCTTTCGCTGAGAAATCTCGTGAGAACATTGGCTCGCCCTTATCTGCCAGCGAAAAGACCGAATACACTCGAGCAGTAGCCGCAACCCGGGAAAAACTCGACCAGGAACTTTTCAGCGCCGTGTGGGCGAAGGGCAGATCCATGACGATGGAACAGGCAATGGAATTGGCTCTCGCCATCGCATAGGAGGCGCCCGATGAATCGAAATGAAATCTGGTCTGCGTTGACAGATAGTTTTGCCCCACATCGTTGGCAGAGTTGGCGAGTCTGGCGAGTCGATTGCGGGATGGATTGAAGAAAGGAGAGATTGACAATGATGGATAAGACCGAAACGCCCCAATGGGTCAAGAACGTCATCCACACCTGCATGGGCTTGCAGCGCGGGGAGAAGGTGCTGGTGGTGGTGGATGAGCCGCTCGCCCATGCGCGCGATGCGCTGCTTGCCGAAGCCGCGCGAACCGCACCCGCCGAGTTGTGGAGTTACACCTTCCCGAAGGCAAGCCGCCCGCTTGCCGCCTATCCACCCGCTCTGTTGGATTTGATGACCAAAGTGGACGCCATCATCCTGCTGCTGGCGGAGATGGACACAGCCAAAGAAATACCGGCGTGGAACGGGGGTAAAGCCGCCATCGTCAAAGGGACGGCGCGGGCGGGCATTGGCGCCTTCATTGACCAGGGCATTCTGGATTTGGAGATGAGCGCCGATTACAAGCAAATCGCCGCCTTCACGTCGTCGCTGGCGCGGCGGTTGGCCGGCAGTTCCAGCGCGCGCATCACCACCGCGCTGGGAACGGACTTGCGATTATCGCTCGCGGGCAGGGAATGGAGAGCGGACACGGGCATCTTGCGCGGGCGGGGCGTGCTCGGTAATCTTCCCTCAGGCGAGATTTACATCGCGCCGGTCGAAGACAGCGCGGAAGGCGTTTTGGTGATTGACAAGT
Proteins encoded:
- a CDS encoding DUF3466 family protein, coding for MNQILSSILLIVMLASPFGMTPPTFAAQSEHSQAAPRADPPVPSRYTITDLGTLGGDTSQAFGINKEGQVVGLAKLPSQVYHAFSWGDETMSDLGTLGGQQSSAEDINNAGQIVGWSHTSSGDRAFLWQNGSMQSLGTLGGTGSAARGINTAGQIVGSANIAGNAASHAFLWQNGTMQDLDTLGGLHSYGYDINDAGQVIGISMVPSDPPGLQHAFLWQNGSLQDIGVLASSGASAAYAINSAGQIVGGANVLGGGHAFLWQNGAARDLGALSGANSALAYDINDAGQVVGESLLTVQGYHAFIWENGQMQDLNNLIPANSGWLLRQASGINKRGQIVGYGVINRQAHAYLLTPRPSVLIVPGIAGTYAANQFFDYPWVIHRGVNPTDLQVDPLGKVYHDLIQTFENLGYEEGKDLFVVNYDWRLLPGPIDNQFDGHISGLNAQTLADEQFTYAVDYLGYYLRKASEAYRTRYGGELPEVNIIAHSTGGLVARSYIQSDAYGGEYDLAKHYKLPTIDQFIMVGVPNRGASKAWNPLHNNWISDVAYRAVLSKIVNRAFQKVMPLLPTVIQGPDHNITKASITANGVVSPTLFIEQYVPTIRSLLATYDFLDSGSGYANVNSDPAWRNNSILDLNNGLDLRPTVDPNLFASQTQTTVICGASERTANLVVERTGTAADGVLLPFSEFSANDAGATDEWYEDQWLAYGGDGTVPLESCRDQFLGDGRVAIRLFSSGGNTSGDTTHTGLMSNIDVQSAILDILGIKYDKPNDFSTGHWLNPLSVIGVIVDPVNAVLVDGAGRRLGYSTTDGVFTEIPGSLWFGDANGIGYVFGGFAAPLHLELTGLGEDYYVMAAVEQDGRPIGGAIGSGHLAAGQVAMVPISLPGPVFLPMIAR
- a CDS encoding DUF3327 domain-containing protein, translating into MDSGQTTHSPRLAALGQALAHGDGAALAAFWRHMAQQGAPLIEPIAGDDEDLLVTFVWRGGDESEGVAIVNGFSGRDGADALTRLPESDLWYRSFVLPNDLRESYQFAIGGQHVADPLNPRTHRFPDDPDIGFTGWLSSVVELPAAPPQLWSEPRPEVPKGRLESHRLPSAGLGQEYRVWVYTPPGYQTDAAPYGFLVMLDGWFYVNLIPTPAILDNLLAAGRLPPLAAIMVGAPYDQTRQRDLACHAPFADFLTGELLPWARGRYHLTGDPGQSAIVGVSLGGLMAAFVGLRHADIFGNVLAQSAFFGWKPASKGEDEWIARQFIASPKLPLRFYIEAGRLETQVGTIEPGWNNFLVGARHMRDVLRAKGYAVHYGEFCGGHNPMNWRGTLADGLLALLGADTL
- a CDS encoding tetratricopeptide repeat protein, encoding MNAHYPTGTVTFLLTDIEGSTKLAQEYPDRMPALLARHHEILNQSIRAQNGYVFLIVGDSFEAAFHNATEALRAAIEIQQSLQTSEFFANAQVSVRVRMGIHTGAAQAQEDGQYSGYATLATTQRIMSAGHGGQILLSGATRELVRDSLPADSELIGLGEKRLKDLLRPEHLFQLNIAGLLSTFPPLKTLDSFPNNLPTQLTSFIGRENEIAEVKQELESHRLVTLTGSGGVGKTRLSLQVAAELLDKFEHGVWFIELAPLTDPDLIPQTTLLALGVQGQQGKPPMEVLKDYLHEKQMLLILDNCEHLVSASAKVANELLNAAPRLKIMASSREALGVKGEASYPVPSLSLPDMKHLPVIEQLSQYEAVRLFIDRALLVAPHFAVDKDSAPFIAQICYRLDGIPLAIELAVARVKMLSVEQISKRLDDRFRLLTGGARTALPRQQTLRALIDWSYDILPENERLLLRRLSVFAGGWTLEAAEEVCSDSDRLAVNSEQSDHRLLITDILDLLTQLVNKSLVVVIEHSRTGETRYRMLETIRQYAREKMLEIEDATSLHERHSDWCLKLAQAAELHLEGAEAKVWLDRLQMEQDNLRVALEWSLDANPIDALRLAVQLGRFWLDRDFFTEGRDFIERARNIAQEAPVELRAKALQLEGQLAINQGDYEIAKERLNEGLSLAQQVDDKYTVAAIFNNLGIAAWSQGDYISARNDFEQALELRRAMGNLARIAGGLTNLGIVAFAQEDYLAAKRYQQESEGIFRELGNKRGLATALNNLGLVAEALGDHTAAHRYYQESLDLSQAMDSKVNIAYTLNSLAHLMLLKEDFASARNYYLESLAVFKEIGEKRGLAYCFEGLAMVGIARGSVERAAFLLAFAEKSRENIGSPLSASEKTEYTRAVAATREKLDQELFSAVWAKGRSMTMEQAMELALAIA
- a CDS encoding aminopeptidase, with translation MMDKTETPQWVKNVIHTCMGLQRGEKVLVVVDEPLAHARDALLAEAARTAPAELWSYTFPKASRPLAAYPPALLDLMTKVDAIILLLAEMDTAKEIPAWNGGKAAIVKGTARAGIGAFIDQGILDLEMSADYKQIAAFTSSLARRLAGSSSARITTALGTDLRLSLAGREWRADTGILRGRGVLGNLPSGEIYIAPVEDSAEGVLVIDKCLPGILLSEPVRVVFEKGRVTQVAGGAGAEFLQNAFAQHGEAARVIAELGIGANPLARLQGNIITDEKVLGTIHVAVGRNDFLGGKNVAATHIDGVVGQPTLAIDGKPIIENGVFTT